In Danaus plexippus chromosome 19, MEX_DaPlex, whole genome shotgun sequence, the following are encoded in one genomic region:
- the LOC116767847 gene encoding ral GTPase-activating protein subunit beta isoform X3, producing MNVGIFNRVNSKIKEGDGMYSEWKSLPLEGGGQGVLGAVGGREVVLAVVRQLASHQPSPLTTDEEVEWVLEVIRFGLSLPLSEHEALRDCVRVCCSWLSALLPPAAPAQPPPPAVPPALAAQPHRYANKILNHLHNLFIPRPNESGNLISKQAVLCHRVLRLARSLADSASLGPREWRSLLLLLLAAAAALLAPPAPLYGAAEQLCERVLCVLFEVWILACHRCFPSPSLWRTLREQCVRWRHRAPLTEQWARVSLCLTARLLVHMYGPMYPAVPISEEDSQLVPADMSAEAVTQAWYRILHTIGNPVDLTRPALISHTPEFLQYWMTVEEGQDQGREVEGRDSWVGSLAHIFHRAMMGVAAHVDAFLGRSTERWVVETVGGAGGLAGAGGPGGGGGPGLHDEGDLTPPAHRRLAKSFSASRPREKVPDKSTPRSSLIGLTSGRPSSVAPTTPPNSITSQVSECEKPPPSPLRPQVNSILHLFGDWLLDAALVGSNLQTHERAEGTPPPPSLSEAAQKITMINYQAGRCVALGALCRVLCSKQGREAVLAPYLARAYSALQRALRDPRAAAAVVLHAADIFRVDLDGVLVLVPDFINALERVLTEREPRLDCGHVDRRELRKAAISILLSLVAFPYHYRGLPVPEFPGYNEYAGMCLGEFARGRLSVVAACAVQTEPEEALAVPLLSALYLCVRHNACASDKRARSESAGPSVSSDDFAADVRELDPSSPSFGSSLVVRATYLVCHRLISSWKGDLQVSLAALELLSGLAKLHASKPEAMERSRAVRWMCDYIVAQCGRPPPGHSRDVHSCVVGAYGALAAWLCAPLLADGECLAALLEVVELGISGCRSRGDRPAMKDDKELKPVSMRVRDAAEALLMLILEQVGESTSEGRWCRLDERWLQELGHAPLRHFSLDGHILLSLLEEPLANSQEPQPTVVVIIRSSWGRWSWSLCSRGAPRCATLGGSSCPRPVAMLEPPARPPATCRALPAAPPCALESSFPSLEAVLRRLNDPGAATLFKLLEQQTNIEKKVRDGEDKALPEEYVPPEPVTEFQTARLFLAHFGLLNIGGEKKGAPPRLVSLSGGEALQAALRRLDATGARAALTAHVFYARRGQTRADQIVANAARSHGVSPAFVRMLRGLGSPVFVATHAGWSGHVRTSYDAASPAATHAHTRHTEQSFTPSLYDGREQVLYWADATDEIAFVVPSGRADDEHVDGPCLSTNRSDSTEKSGGSWWDVSGGVVGGVTYERSVSESERGEKRTLDNARALSLDLDKPQPALPGHANTGTGSGRRNRDFAPKILIIWLEDFEDHLNMPIDDLISYCETGVPCRRSDTAVLCVSAVRSGLVRVGVSGGAGGAGGAAGVLADGALVAPRLLPDCLRRAACFLARRARLNTDLYQPPPVRRRQLIQEISQQFKRDLSEPELLESLFKAP from the exons atgaatgtgGGAATCTTCAATAGAGTCAACAGCAaa ATCAAAGAGGGTGACGGGATGTACAGCGAGTGGAAGTCACTGCCTCTGGAGGGTGGAGGACAGGGGGTACTGGGAGCAGTCGGTGGACGAGAAGTGGTGCTGGCTGTAGTGAGACAACTTGCCTCACATCAACCGAGCCCTCTTACTACTGACGAGGAG GTGGAGTGGGTGTTGGAGGTGATTCGTTTTGGTCTGTCTCTGCCGTTGTCAGAACACGAGGCTTTAAGGGACTGCGTTCGTGTCTGCTGCTCCTGGTTGTCAGCGTTACTCCCACCTGCGGCTCCCGCCCAACCGCCCCCGCCTGCCGTTCCGCCCGCCCTAGCAGCGCAGCCACACCGCTACGCCAACAAGATACTCAACCACCTGCACAATCTCTTCATACCGCGCCCCAATGAGA GCGGTAACCTCATCAGTAAGCAGGCGGTGTTATGTCACCGTGTCCTCCGCCTGGCCAGATCCCTAGCGGACAGTGCGTCTCTCGGTCCCCGTGAGTGGCGTTCCCTCCTCCTACTGCTGCTGGCCGCCGCTGCGGCGCTGCTCGCCCCTCCAGCACCTCTGTACGGTGCCGCTGAACAACTGTGTGAACGAGTGCTGTGTGTGCTGTTCGAGGTCTGGATACTTGCCTGCCACAG ATGCTTCCCGTCTCCCAGTCTGTGGCGCACCCTCCGCGAGCAGTGTGTTCGCTGGAGACACCGCGCGCCCCTCACAGAGCAGTGGGCTCGGGTGTCTCTGTGTCTGACGGCGAGGCTGCTGGTCCACATGTATGGCCCCATGTACCCCGCCGTGCCCATCA GCGAGGAGGACTCCCAGCTGGTGCCGGCGGACATGAGCGCGGAGGCCGTCACCCAGGCCTGGTACCGCATCCTCCACACCATAGGGAACCCCGTGGACCTCACCAGGCCCGCACTCATCAGCCACACTCCCGAGTTCCTGCAG taCTGGATGACCGTGGAGGAGGGTCAGGATCAGGGTCGTGAGGTCGAAGGTCGAGACTCGTGGGTGGGGTCGCTGGCTCACATCTTCCACCGCGCTATGATGGGGGTCGCAGCACACGTGGACGCATTTCTTG GGCGGAGCACGGAGCGCTGGGTGGTGGAGACGGTGGGGGGCGCGGGTGGCCTGGCGGGCGCCGGGGGGCCCGGCGGTGGAGGGGGCCCCGGCCTCCACGACGAGGGGGACCTCACGCCGCCCGCACACCGCCGCCTCGCCAAGAGTTTCAGCGCCAGCAGGCCCCGGGAGAAGGTCCCCGACAAAA GTACCCCGCGGTCTTCCCTGATAGGCCTCACGAGCGGCCGACCGTCGAGCGTGGCTCCCACGACTCCACCCAATTCTATAACATCACAAG TGTCGGAGTGTGAGAAGCCTCCGCCGTCCCCGCTCCGCCCGCAGGTGAACTCCATCCTGCACCTGTTCGGGGACTGGCTGCTGGACGCCGCTCTCGTCGGCAGCAACTTGCAAACCCACG AGAGAGCGGAGGGCACGCCGCCGCCGCCGTCCCTGTCGGAGGCAGCTCAGAAGATTACCATGATCAACTATCAAGCAG GCCGTTGCGTGGCGCTGGGCGCGCTGTGCCGCGTGTTGTGTTCCAAGCAGGGCCGGGAGGCGGTGCTGGCGCCGTACCTCGCCCGCGCTTACAGCGCTTTACAGCGGGCGCTGAGAGACCCGCGAGCAGCCGCTGCCGTGGTGCTGCACGCCGCTGACATCTTCCG CGTGGACCTGGACGGCGTGCTGGTGCTGGTGCCGGACTTCATCAACGCCCTGGAGCGCGTGCTCACTGAGCGAGAGCCGCGCCTGGACTGCGGACACGTGGACCGCAGGGAGCTCAGGAAGGCCGCCATCAGCATCCTGCTGTCGCTGGTCGCCTTCCCCTACCACTACAGGGGGCTGCCCGTGCCCGAGTTCCCCGGATACAATGAATA CGCGGGTATGTGTCTGGGTGAGTTCGCCCGCGGCCGCCTGTCGGTGGTGGCGGCCTGCGCGGTGCAGACGGAGCCCGAGGAGGCGCTCGCCGTGCCGCTGCTGTCCGCGCTCTACCTGTGTGTCAGACACAACGCTTGCGCCTCCGATAAGAGAG CTCGCTCCGAGAGCGCCGGACCCAGCGTGTCGTCCGACGACTTCGCGGCCGACGTTAGGGAGCTAGACCCGTCCTCGCCCAGCTtcg GTTCGTCGCTGGTGGTCCGCGCCACGTACCTGGTGTGTCACCGCCTGATCTCGTCGTGGAAGGGCGACCTGCAGGTGTCTCTGGCGGCCCTGGAACTGCTGTCCGGACTCGCCAAGCTGCACGCCTCAAAACCAG AGGCGATGGAGCGCTCCCGCGCGGTCAGGTGGATGTGTGACTACATCGTGGCCCAGTGCGGCCGCCCGCCCCCGGGACACTCCCGGGACGTCCACTCGTGTGTGGTTGGGGCGTACGGGGCGCTGGCGGCCTGGCTGTGTGCGCCGCTGCTGGCGGACGGGGAGTGCCTGGCTGCCCTACTGGAGGTGGTGGAGCTCGGCATCTCGGGCTGCAGGAGCCGCGGCGACCGACCCGCCATGAAGGACGACAAGGAACTCAAGCCCGTCTCCATGAGGGTGCGGGACGCCGCGGAGGCGCTGCTCATGCTGATACTCGAGCAG GTGGGCGAGAGTACGTCAGAGGGTCGTTGGTGTCGCTTGGACGAGCGCTGGCTGCAGGAGCTGGGGCACGCTCCTCTCCGCCACTTCTCCCTGGACGGACACATCCTGCTGTCGCTGCTGGAGGAGCCTCTGGCCAACAGTCAGGAGCCGCAGCCCACCGTGGTCG TAATAATTCGTTCCTCTTGGGGTCGCTGGTCTTGGTCGCTGTGTTCCCGCGGCGCTCCTCGCTGCGCCACCCTGGGCGGATCCTCGTGTCCCCGCCCGGTGGCCATGCTGGAGCCCCCCGCCCGCCCGCCCGCCACCTGCCGCGCCCTGCCCGCCGCGCCGCCCTGTGCGCT CGAGTCGTCGTTTCCGTCCCTGGAGGCGGTGCTCCGTCGCCTGAATGACCCGGGCGCCGCCACGCTGTTCAAGCTGCTGGAGCAGCAGACCAACATCGAGAAGAAAGTCAGAGACGGCGAGGATAAGGCG CTGCCAGAGGAGTACGTGCCCCCGGAGCCGGTCACCGAGTTCCAGACGGCTAGACTTTTCCTGGCACACTTCGGACTCCTCAACATAGGAGGAGAGAAAAAG GGTGCTCCTCCCCGTCTCGTATCTCTGAGCGGCGGCGAAGCCCTACAGGCGGCGTTGCGTCGCCTGGACGCCACAGGAGCCCGAGCGGCCCTCACCGCGCACGTGTTCTACGCCCGCCGCGGACAGACGAGGGCCGACCAGATAGTGGCCAACGCCGCGCGCTCCCACGGAGTCTCGCCCGCCTTCGTCAGGATGTTGCGAGG ACTGGGCTCGCCGGTGTTCGTGGCGACGCACGCCGGCTGGAGCGGCCACGTCCGCACCAGCTACGACGCCGCCTCCCCCGCCGCCACGCACGCGCACACACGACACACCGAGCAGAGCTTCACGCCCAGCCTGTACGACGGCCGGGAACAG GTGCTGTACTGGGCGGACGCCACGGACGAGATCGCATTCGTGGTACCGTCCGGCCGAGCGGACGACGAGCACGTGGACGGCCCGTGTCTCTCCACCAA TCGCTCAGACAGTACCGAAAAATCCGGTGGTTCGTGGTGGGATGTGTCCGGGGGCGTGGTCGGGGGCGTGACCTACGAGCGTAGTGTGAGCGAGAGCGAGCGAGGCGAGAAACGTACTCTAGACAACGCCAGGGCACTGTCGCTCGATTTGGACAAACCGCAGCCGGCACTTCCCGGCCATG CCAATACAGGAACGGGCAGCGGCAGGAGGAACAGGGACTTCGCACCGAAGATCCTGATCATCTGGCTCGAAGACTTCGAGGATCACCTCAACATGCCCATCG ACGACCTGATCTCGTACTGTGAGACGGGCGTCCCCTGTCGTCGCTCGGACACGGCCGTGCTGTGTGTGAGTGCCGTGAGAAGCGGCCTGGTGAGGGTGGGCGTGAGCGGGGGCGCGGGGGGTGCTGGCGGAGCCGCCGGGGTCCTCGCTGACGGCGCGCTCGTGGCGCCCCGCCTGCTGCCTGACTGCCTGCGGAGGGCTGCCTGCTTCCTGGCGCGACGGGCGAGGCTCAACACGGACCT GTACCAGCCGCCGCCGGTCCGCCGCCGCCAGCTCATCCAGGAGATCAGCCAGCAGTTCAAGCGGGACCTGTCGGAGCCCGAGCTGCTGGAGTCTCTGTTCAAGGCGCCCTAG
- the LOC116767847 gene encoding ral GTPase-activating protein subunit beta isoform X1 → MNVGIFNRVNSKIKEGDGMYSEWKSLPLEGGGQGVLGAVGGREVVLAVVRQLASHQPSPLTTDEEVEWVLEVIRFGLSLPLSEHEALRDCVRVCCSWLSALLPPAAPAQPPPPAVPPALAAQPHRYANKILNHLHNLFIPRPNESGNLISKQAVLCHRVLRLARSLADSASLGPREWRSLLLLLLAAAAALLAPPAPLYGAAEQLCERVLCVLFEVWILACHRCFPSPSLWRTLREQCVRWRHRAPLTEQWARVSLCLTARLLVHMYGPMYPAVPISEEDSQLVPADMSAEAVTQAWYRILHTIGNPVDLTRPALISHTPEFLQYWMTVEEGQDQGREVEGRDSWVGSLAHIFHRAMMGVAAHVDAFLGRSTERWVVETVGGAGGLAGAGGPGGGGGPGLHDEGDLTPPAHRRLAKSFSASRPREKVPDKSTPRSSLIGLTSGRPSSVAPTTPPNSITSQVSECEKPPPSPLRPQVNSILHLFGDWLLDAALVGSNLQTHERAEGTPPPPSLSEAAQKITMINYQAGRCVALGALCRVLCSKQGREAVLAPYLARAYSALQRALRDPRAAAAVVLHAADIFRVDLDGVLVLVPDFINALERVLTEREPRLDCGHVDRRELRKAAISILLSLVAFPYHYRGLPVPEFPGYNEYAGMCLGEFARGRLSVVAACAVQTEPEEALAVPLLSALYLCVRHNACASDKRARSESAGPSVSSDDFAADVRELDPSSPSFGSSLVVRATYLVCHRLISSWKGDLQVSLAALELLSGLAKLHASKPDFYLEAMERSRAVRWMCDYIVAQCGRPPPGHSRDVHSCVVGAYGALAAWLCAPLLADGECLAALLEVVELGISGCRSRGDRPAMKDDKELKPVSMRVRDAAEALLMLILEQVGESTSEGRWCRLDERWLQELGHAPLRHFSLDGHILLSLLEEPLANSQEPQPTVVVIIRSSWGRWSWSLCSRGAPRCATLGGSSCPRPVAMLEPPARPPATCRALPAAPPCALESSFPSLEAVLRRLNDPGAATLFKLLEQQTNIEKKVRDGEDKALPEEYVPPEPVTEFQTARLFLAHFGLLNIGGEKKGAPPRLVSLSGGEALQAALRRLDATGARAALTAHVFYARRGQTRADQIVANAARSHGVSPAFVRMLRGLGSPVFVATHAGWSGHVRTSYDAASPAATHAHTRHTEQSFTPSLYDGREQVLYWADATDEIAFVVPSGRADDEHVDGPCLSTNRSDSTEKSGGSWWDVSGGVVGGVTYERSVSESERGEKRTLDNARALSLDLDKPQPALPGHANTGTGSGRRNRDFAPKILIIWLEDFEDHLNMPIDDLISYCETGVPCRRSDTAVLCVSAVRSGLVRVGVSGGAGGAGGAAGVLADGALVAPRLLPDCLRRAACFLARRARLNTDLYQPPPVRRRQLIQEISQQFKRDLSEPELLESLFKAP, encoded by the exons atgaatgtgGGAATCTTCAATAGAGTCAACAGCAaa ATCAAAGAGGGTGACGGGATGTACAGCGAGTGGAAGTCACTGCCTCTGGAGGGTGGAGGACAGGGGGTACTGGGAGCAGTCGGTGGACGAGAAGTGGTGCTGGCTGTAGTGAGACAACTTGCCTCACATCAACCGAGCCCTCTTACTACTGACGAGGAG GTGGAGTGGGTGTTGGAGGTGATTCGTTTTGGTCTGTCTCTGCCGTTGTCAGAACACGAGGCTTTAAGGGACTGCGTTCGTGTCTGCTGCTCCTGGTTGTCAGCGTTACTCCCACCTGCGGCTCCCGCCCAACCGCCCCCGCCTGCCGTTCCGCCCGCCCTAGCAGCGCAGCCACACCGCTACGCCAACAAGATACTCAACCACCTGCACAATCTCTTCATACCGCGCCCCAATGAGA GCGGTAACCTCATCAGTAAGCAGGCGGTGTTATGTCACCGTGTCCTCCGCCTGGCCAGATCCCTAGCGGACAGTGCGTCTCTCGGTCCCCGTGAGTGGCGTTCCCTCCTCCTACTGCTGCTGGCCGCCGCTGCGGCGCTGCTCGCCCCTCCAGCACCTCTGTACGGTGCCGCTGAACAACTGTGTGAACGAGTGCTGTGTGTGCTGTTCGAGGTCTGGATACTTGCCTGCCACAG ATGCTTCCCGTCTCCCAGTCTGTGGCGCACCCTCCGCGAGCAGTGTGTTCGCTGGAGACACCGCGCGCCCCTCACAGAGCAGTGGGCTCGGGTGTCTCTGTGTCTGACGGCGAGGCTGCTGGTCCACATGTATGGCCCCATGTACCCCGCCGTGCCCATCA GCGAGGAGGACTCCCAGCTGGTGCCGGCGGACATGAGCGCGGAGGCCGTCACCCAGGCCTGGTACCGCATCCTCCACACCATAGGGAACCCCGTGGACCTCACCAGGCCCGCACTCATCAGCCACACTCCCGAGTTCCTGCAG taCTGGATGACCGTGGAGGAGGGTCAGGATCAGGGTCGTGAGGTCGAAGGTCGAGACTCGTGGGTGGGGTCGCTGGCTCACATCTTCCACCGCGCTATGATGGGGGTCGCAGCACACGTGGACGCATTTCTTG GGCGGAGCACGGAGCGCTGGGTGGTGGAGACGGTGGGGGGCGCGGGTGGCCTGGCGGGCGCCGGGGGGCCCGGCGGTGGAGGGGGCCCCGGCCTCCACGACGAGGGGGACCTCACGCCGCCCGCACACCGCCGCCTCGCCAAGAGTTTCAGCGCCAGCAGGCCCCGGGAGAAGGTCCCCGACAAAA GTACCCCGCGGTCTTCCCTGATAGGCCTCACGAGCGGCCGACCGTCGAGCGTGGCTCCCACGACTCCACCCAATTCTATAACATCACAAG TGTCGGAGTGTGAGAAGCCTCCGCCGTCCCCGCTCCGCCCGCAGGTGAACTCCATCCTGCACCTGTTCGGGGACTGGCTGCTGGACGCCGCTCTCGTCGGCAGCAACTTGCAAACCCACG AGAGAGCGGAGGGCACGCCGCCGCCGCCGTCCCTGTCGGAGGCAGCTCAGAAGATTACCATGATCAACTATCAAGCAG GCCGTTGCGTGGCGCTGGGCGCGCTGTGCCGCGTGTTGTGTTCCAAGCAGGGCCGGGAGGCGGTGCTGGCGCCGTACCTCGCCCGCGCTTACAGCGCTTTACAGCGGGCGCTGAGAGACCCGCGAGCAGCCGCTGCCGTGGTGCTGCACGCCGCTGACATCTTCCG CGTGGACCTGGACGGCGTGCTGGTGCTGGTGCCGGACTTCATCAACGCCCTGGAGCGCGTGCTCACTGAGCGAGAGCCGCGCCTGGACTGCGGACACGTGGACCGCAGGGAGCTCAGGAAGGCCGCCATCAGCATCCTGCTGTCGCTGGTCGCCTTCCCCTACCACTACAGGGGGCTGCCCGTGCCCGAGTTCCCCGGATACAATGAATA CGCGGGTATGTGTCTGGGTGAGTTCGCCCGCGGCCGCCTGTCGGTGGTGGCGGCCTGCGCGGTGCAGACGGAGCCCGAGGAGGCGCTCGCCGTGCCGCTGCTGTCCGCGCTCTACCTGTGTGTCAGACACAACGCTTGCGCCTCCGATAAGAGAG CTCGCTCCGAGAGCGCCGGACCCAGCGTGTCGTCCGACGACTTCGCGGCCGACGTTAGGGAGCTAGACCCGTCCTCGCCCAGCTtcg GTTCGTCGCTGGTGGTCCGCGCCACGTACCTGGTGTGTCACCGCCTGATCTCGTCGTGGAAGGGCGACCTGCAGGTGTCTCTGGCGGCCCTGGAACTGCTGTCCGGACTCGCCAAGCTGCACGCCTCAAAACCAG ATTTTTATTTGG AGGCGATGGAGCGCTCCCGCGCGGTCAGGTGGATGTGTGACTACATCGTGGCCCAGTGCGGCCGCCCGCCCCCGGGACACTCCCGGGACGTCCACTCGTGTGTGGTTGGGGCGTACGGGGCGCTGGCGGCCTGGCTGTGTGCGCCGCTGCTGGCGGACGGGGAGTGCCTGGCTGCCCTACTGGAGGTGGTGGAGCTCGGCATCTCGGGCTGCAGGAGCCGCGGCGACCGACCCGCCATGAAGGACGACAAGGAACTCAAGCCCGTCTCCATGAGGGTGCGGGACGCCGCGGAGGCGCTGCTCATGCTGATACTCGAGCAG GTGGGCGAGAGTACGTCAGAGGGTCGTTGGTGTCGCTTGGACGAGCGCTGGCTGCAGGAGCTGGGGCACGCTCCTCTCCGCCACTTCTCCCTGGACGGACACATCCTGCTGTCGCTGCTGGAGGAGCCTCTGGCCAACAGTCAGGAGCCGCAGCCCACCGTGGTCG TAATAATTCGTTCCTCTTGGGGTCGCTGGTCTTGGTCGCTGTGTTCCCGCGGCGCTCCTCGCTGCGCCACCCTGGGCGGATCCTCGTGTCCCCGCCCGGTGGCCATGCTGGAGCCCCCCGCCCGCCCGCCCGCCACCTGCCGCGCCCTGCCCGCCGCGCCGCCCTGTGCGCT CGAGTCGTCGTTTCCGTCCCTGGAGGCGGTGCTCCGTCGCCTGAATGACCCGGGCGCCGCCACGCTGTTCAAGCTGCTGGAGCAGCAGACCAACATCGAGAAGAAAGTCAGAGACGGCGAGGATAAGGCG CTGCCAGAGGAGTACGTGCCCCCGGAGCCGGTCACCGAGTTCCAGACGGCTAGACTTTTCCTGGCACACTTCGGACTCCTCAACATAGGAGGAGAGAAAAAG GGTGCTCCTCCCCGTCTCGTATCTCTGAGCGGCGGCGAAGCCCTACAGGCGGCGTTGCGTCGCCTGGACGCCACAGGAGCCCGAGCGGCCCTCACCGCGCACGTGTTCTACGCCCGCCGCGGACAGACGAGGGCCGACCAGATAGTGGCCAACGCCGCGCGCTCCCACGGAGTCTCGCCCGCCTTCGTCAGGATGTTGCGAGG ACTGGGCTCGCCGGTGTTCGTGGCGACGCACGCCGGCTGGAGCGGCCACGTCCGCACCAGCTACGACGCCGCCTCCCCCGCCGCCACGCACGCGCACACACGACACACCGAGCAGAGCTTCACGCCCAGCCTGTACGACGGCCGGGAACAG GTGCTGTACTGGGCGGACGCCACGGACGAGATCGCATTCGTGGTACCGTCCGGCCGAGCGGACGACGAGCACGTGGACGGCCCGTGTCTCTCCACCAA TCGCTCAGACAGTACCGAAAAATCCGGTGGTTCGTGGTGGGATGTGTCCGGGGGCGTGGTCGGGGGCGTGACCTACGAGCGTAGTGTGAGCGAGAGCGAGCGAGGCGAGAAACGTACTCTAGACAACGCCAGGGCACTGTCGCTCGATTTGGACAAACCGCAGCCGGCACTTCCCGGCCATG CCAATACAGGAACGGGCAGCGGCAGGAGGAACAGGGACTTCGCACCGAAGATCCTGATCATCTGGCTCGAAGACTTCGAGGATCACCTCAACATGCCCATCG ACGACCTGATCTCGTACTGTGAGACGGGCGTCCCCTGTCGTCGCTCGGACACGGCCGTGCTGTGTGTGAGTGCCGTGAGAAGCGGCCTGGTGAGGGTGGGCGTGAGCGGGGGCGCGGGGGGTGCTGGCGGAGCCGCCGGGGTCCTCGCTGACGGCGCGCTCGTGGCGCCCCGCCTGCTGCCTGACTGCCTGCGGAGGGCTGCCTGCTTCCTGGCGCGACGGGCGAGGCTCAACACGGACCT GTACCAGCCGCCGCCGGTCCGCCGCCGCCAGCTCATCCAGGAGATCAGCCAGCAGTTCAAGCGGGACCTGTCGGAGCCCGAGCTGCTGGAGTCTCTGTTCAAGGCGCCCTAG